The nucleotide sequence TTCCCCTTCTTTATTAAAAGAAGCTCAGGATTTCCTGGCTGCCTTTAAACTTTACACCGAGCAATTGATAGATACTCAACAAAAGGCAGATATGAAGACAAAGCAAATGTATGACTTTATTGATAAGCTAAACGAATCAGTAGATAAGTTTATCCCATTGAAAACAGACTTCTCTATTGAATTGAGAAAGGCTCGAGATAATTCATCAACCTATGATGAGGTTATTGCCTTTGCAACAGACTATCTTTCAAAAAACAGCCAGCTGCAAAATGCTATCTTAAGCACTACACCTCCGGATAACTGCAAGTCCTTGAGAGACAGCTTTGTGAAGCTAACTAAGGATTATGATGCCTACATCCAAAGCTTTATAGCAGCGGTAAATCTAGAGAAGGGTGAGGCTGAACTTCAACCGGAAGAACCTCTCGCTGATGATAGATTAACAGAAATCTATTATGATGCAAACAATAGATTCTTAGGTATCCAGGACAAGTACGACAACTTCCTTAAACAATTTACTGACTTTAAAAGCACAAACATAAAGTAAGGAAAAAGAATCCGGTAGCTGCCGGATTCTTTTTGTTCGTAATAGAAATAAAATGCGAACCACTTTTTTAATTAGTAATGAGTGATGAGTAATGAGTAATTACTCATTTAGAAAATTGCGTTGTGACGCAATTTTTATTTAATATGAATATTTTTCCCTCATTGGGGCATCATATCATTAGCCTAAATTTTAGAGGATTATTATGCTTTAAAATGCGGAGGAACCAAATTTTGGGGTGAATCACCAGTTCGGTGTAGGTTACACCTTTTCCGAACCCGTCAGCTAACTTCGCAGGCAAAAGGAGGTATTAAATGAATAAAAAATTAATAATAGGCTTTAGTTTTGTTTTGCTATTAGAATTTTGGGGGCATACAAATACCGAGGCAGTTGTGTGTCGCACAAATGTAGATTCTGTCCTTAAGGCCAGCAAGGATGATGCCACTCAAGTATTTAACTATAAGAACAAAAAAATACTAATAAGCGATGATGACATTTATCTCATGGCTCAAGTAGTTTTCGCAGAAAGCAATGCAGAACCATATCAAGGAAAAGTTGCTGTGGCTTCTGTAATACTAAACAGACTGCTTCATCCTGAGTTTCCGAATACTGTAGAAGATGTAATAAAACAAAAGGGGGCTTTTTCCTGTGTTAAAAACGGGAAATTATCAGTAACTCCCACAGAGGAATGCTTTGATGCTGTATACGAAGCACTTAAGGGGAAAGACCCTACCGGTGCAGCTGTTTTCTTTTATAATCCCCGAATTGCTACTTCTAAGTGGATGATAAATGTCAAAAAGAGTAATGTAAAGCCTATTGGAAACCATATTTTCTTCGTAGTAAAGTAATATTAACTGATATAAATTCAAATTTTTTATTTCTTAATAAATAATAAAAGGGATTTATAAAAGGATACCCATGCATTTATTATGTTTTAGCTTGCGTAGGTATCCTTAAAATATAAGTAAGCGACCATAAGATTTCTCATGGTCGCTTACTTATTACTATATTTCATCTAATTAACTATCTCATGGAATCAACATACGAAACAGCACTGAGTGCTGCTATGAGCCCTTCTCCTGCTGCTTTTATATATTGATAGGGCTTACCTATACAATCACCTGCAGCAAAGCATCCCTTTAAGTTAGTCTTCATATTTCTGTCCACCTTAATATGTCCCTCTTCCATTTCAAGACCAGGAACCAACTGCCCCGGTGATATGCTGTCTTTTAAAATAAACACCCCATCTGTCTTCAATGTGCCGTTGGCCAATTCCAATACTGTAACTATATTTTCACCCTTTACTTCTACAGGCTTATCCTTTATCACTTCAATTTTATCGCTTAATTTATAATCTCCGTTATACACGGGTATATAGTAGAGTTTTTGTGCTAACTCACTGACATAATTGGCCTCTTCTTCAGCTTCCTTATTATAGCCTATTACCGTTACCACCTTACCCTTGTATAGAGGAGCATCACAAGTAGCACAGTAACCAACTCCTCTACCGAGAAATTCTGCTTCACCTTTCAATGGCTTTGTGTACTCCATTCCTGTAGCCAGTATTACAGCCTTAGCTTCATACATTTTTTCATTAGCCATCAGTACAAAGTAGTCTCCCATGGCATAGATGGAATTAATTCTTTCAGTAGTTATTTCAATATCCATGGCCTCCATATGCCTTTGGAAGTTCTCCTTCAACTCTTGGCCGGTGATATTAGGAAATCCTAAGTAATTATTTATCTTTGGTGCCTTTATAAGCTTATTGCTTAAGTCACTGTAACCGAAAAGGATAATTTCTTTATTTCTGATTTTAGCATTAACGGCCGCAGATAATCCTGCAGGCCCACTTCCTACTATAGCTACATCATATCTTTTTCCCAAGGCCGCACCTCTTTAAACATATTTTTCAAGTAGGGTTTTTAGTTCCTGCTTTGGTCTGAAACCAATAAGAGTTTCTGCCACAGTCCCATTTTTAAATATAAGTATAGTTGGTATGCTTGCTATTCTGTATTTATTTGTTACTGTTGGATTCTCATCAACATTAACTTTTGCAAATTTAATTTTATCGCCTAACTCATTGTTAAGTTCTTCGAAAATTGGTGCAAGCATTTTGCAGGGTCCGCACCAGGCTGCCCAAAAGTCTATTACTGCCACTCCTTGATAATTTTCAACTTCTTCTATAAAAGTGCTGTCTCCAATTTGTCTCATTGTTATCCCTCCAATATAATTTGATACCCCGTACAGGTATATAATAATTATATAATTGTTTTAGATATGGTGTCAACCCCAGGTCTCTTATAATTGGACTTAAAAATGAACTACTTTACCTTAAATCCAATTATTTTACCTCCTCTGGTTCCAACCACTATAATATCATCAAAGGCCGCCGGTGTTCCTTCTACATTAGCCTCCAAATCTATTATATCCAATATTTTGCCGCTGATTCCTTCAATAAGAAATGCTCTTCCTGCCGAATCACATTGAACTATATATCCCTTTCCATCTTTTGAATATAGTGCCAAGGGCGAACTCCAGCAGTAGTTATCTAAGATAAGCTTCCATACTTCTTCGCCGGTATTCTTATTCATGGCTACAAGAATCCCGCTGTTGTAATTTGGGGTTCTGGCTATATTAAATATTGCAAGCTCCTTTAGTTCTTCCTTTCCACTGATAGGTGTGGCTAAGGCTCCACCATTGGTATTGGAATCATAGTAGCATTTATACTTATTCTCCCAGAGAACCCCTCCGGTAGCTCCGTTTATCTTTCTTACAAAGGAATAACCTCCATTACCCTGATTATCAACTTCAGAAGCAGTATACAAATTTAGGCCTTCATTGTCCCTCTCCAATACTATGGTAGAATCGGTATCATCATTGACATATCTGGCCCAGACAGGTTTCAGCGTCCTTAAATCCAAACATTGCAGTATTCCATCATTGTCAGCAAAAAAGCCGTAATTCTCATAAATTGCTATACTATTTTCAATGCCCCTCTCCTTAGTTTTATTCGTTGAATATTTATATTTATCTATTTGAGGGCTTATAGTGACCTTTCCATTTTCATAGTTGGTGTTCAACTTACCGGAATAAAATAGTCCATTCTCACCGCATATATAGAAAAAGTCATTGCTCTTATCTATTAAACTTGTAGAATCAAAGGCCCACCACTTTCTAACAGCAAAGTCATCCATACCTTTTATTTCGTATAACTTACTAAAATCTATCAGGCTGAAAATTCTGTATGCAAAGCTAACATGCTGGCTTCCTCTTTTATCTATCCCCTGACCGACATACAACAGTGGTAATCCTCGTGGATCTACAGTCAAACTTCCCTTTATAGGCGCTCCTATCCATAATTTATCTCTTGTTGCCTTTCCATCCTCTAAATCTAAAAAGTGCACATATCCATCCAGTGCAGCATATATTACTTCTGTTAAATCCTTCTTATTCTTTTTCTCTTCATATAAATTCATTTCCTTTTTTATCTCTTCTGACCACTTCACTATGGCAGGCTGACCGTTCCAGCCCACTCCTGTCCAGCTGTCTATGGCCCCAATATTAACCTCCCAAAGCTTTTCTAACTTTTCTTCCTTTAGATCTATATTCCCAAAGCTTCCTCCGTCCCTAAGGTTATTACCTCTGAAGCAAGTGACCCCCTCTACATCTGAATAGGGTTCAGAACTGTCAAAACCAGCTTCTTCTCTCTGAAGGGTTTGACTTATAACTGAATATGTAAAGTTGTAGTTCTCAATTTCAGCACTGGCAT is from Clostridium thermarum and encodes:
- a CDS encoding cell wall hydrolase is translated as MNKKLIIGFSFVLLLEFWGHTNTEAVVCRTNVDSVLKASKDDATQVFNYKNKKILISDDDIYLMAQVVFAESNAEPYQGKVAVASVILNRLLHPEFPNTVEDVIKQKGAFSCVKNGKLSVTPTEECFDAVYEALKGKDPTGAAVFFYNPRIATSKWMINVKKSNVKPIGNHIFFVVK
- a CDS encoding NAD(P)/FAD-dependent oxidoreductase; translated protein: MGKRYDVAIVGSGPAGLSAAVNAKIRNKEIILFGYSDLSNKLIKAPKINNYLGFPNITGQELKENFQRHMEAMDIEITTERINSIYAMGDYFVLMANEKMYEAKAVILATGMEYTKPLKGEAEFLGRGVGYCATCDAPLYKGKVVTVIGYNKEAEEEANYVSELAQKLYYIPVYNGDYKLSDKIEVIKDKPVEVKGENIVTVLELANGTLKTDGVFILKDSISPGQLVPGLEMEEGHIKVDRNMKTNLKGCFAAGDCIGKPYQYIKAAGEGLIAALSAVSYVDSMR
- the trxA gene encoding thioredoxin; this translates as MRQIGDSTFIEEVENYQGVAVIDFWAAWCGPCKMLAPIFEELNNELGDKIKFAKVNVDENPTVTNKYRIASIPTILIFKNGTVAETLIGFRPKQELKTLLEKYV
- a CDS encoding pyrrolo-quinoline quinone produces the protein MKAKLLRVFIFLFILLGLGLVTKYIVINGDASESILDTVYNFDEAVFNNSVPYISSEPTENLPVVEEVPEKEIIFAPDASAEIENYNFTYSVISQTLQREEAGFDSSEPYSDVEGVTCFRGNNLRDGGSFGNIDLKEEKLEKLWEVNIGAIDSWTGVGWNGQPAIVKWSEEIKKEMNLYEEKKNKKDLTEVIYAALDGYVHFLDLEDGKATRDKLWIGAPIKGSLTVDPRGLPLLYVGQGIDKRGSQHVSFAYRIFSLIDFSKLYEIKGMDDFAVRKWWAFDSTSLIDKSNDFFYICGENGLFYSGKLNTNYENGKVTISPQIDKYKYSTNKTKERGIENSIAIYENYGFFADNDGILQCLDLRTLKPVWARYVNDDTDSTIVLERDNEGLNLYTASEVDNQGNGGYSFVRKINGATGGVLWENKYKCYYDSNTNGGALATPISGKEELKELAIFNIARTPNYNSGILVAMNKNTGEEVWKLILDNYCWSSPLALYSKDGKGYIVQCDSAGRAFLIEGISGKILDIIDLEANVEGTPAAFDDIIVVGTRGGKIIGFKVK